Proteins encoded in a region of the Balaenoptera musculus isolate JJ_BM4_2016_0621 chromosome 5, mBalMus1.pri.v3, whole genome shotgun sequence genome:
- the LOC118895956 gene encoding phosducin-like protein 3, translating into MRGGELRGGVEVVGRARATREKMQDSNADTEWKDILRKSGILPSKGSLKDLEKEAEERVLQQSIVKTYEDMTLEELEDNEEEFSEEDERAIEMYRQQGLAEWKATRLENKFGEVLEISGKDYVQEVNKAGEGLWVFLHLYKQEIPLCSLINQHFSGLARKFPDVKFIKAISTTCIPSYPDRNLPTTFVYLEGDIKAEFIGPLVFGGMNLTMDELERKLSESGAIKASLEENPKKPIEDVLLSSVQYSIPTRRDSGSEDD; encoded by the coding sequence ATGCGCGGAGGAGAGCTGAGGGGCGGAGTGGAGGTCGTCGGCCGGGCTCGAGCGACTCGTGAGAAAATGCAGGACTCCAACGCAGACACCGAGTGGAAAGACATCTTACGCAAAAGTGGCATCTTGCCCTCCAAGGGAAGTTTGAAAGATctggagaaggaggcagaagagcgGGTCCTTCAGCAGTCCATTGTGAAAACGTATGAAGACATGACTTTGGAAGAATTGGAGGATAACGAAGAGGAATTTAGTGAGGAAGATGAACGTGCGATTGAAATGTACAGGCAGCAGGGACTGGCCGAGTGGAAAGCAACCCGACTGGAGAATAAATTTGGAGAAGTTTTGGAAATCTCAGGAAAGGATTATGTTCAAGAAGTTAACAAAGCCGGTGAGGGCTTGTGGGTCTTCCTGCACCTTTACAAACAAGAGATTCCCCTCTGTTCTTTGATAAATCAGCACTTCAGTGGACTTGCCAGGAAGTTTCCTGATGTCAAATTTATCAAAGCCATTTCAACAACCTGCATACCCAGTTATCCTGATAGGAATCTGCCCACGACATTTGTGTACCTTGAAGGTGATATCAAGGCTGAATTTATTGGACCTCTGGTGTTTGGTGGCATGAACCTGACAATGGACGAGTTGGAGAGGAAATTGTCTGAGTCTGGAGCAATCAAGGCAAGCCTGGAGGAAAACCCTAAGAAACCCATAGAAGATGTGCTGCTTTCCTCCGTGCAATACTCCATCCCCACCAGGAGGGACAGTGGTTCCGAGGATGACTAA